A stretch of the Capsicum annuum cultivar UCD-10X-F1 chromosome 8, UCD10Xv1.1, whole genome shotgun sequence genome encodes the following:
- the LOC107839603 gene encoding desiccation-related protein PCC13-62 has product MHISYTTSERKKTPCSLINNIKFNMASISTFTYFLVTYIVLGEIFFVTFSYATDTTTCPSGYPDKGVAVDKDDIDKMQFAVNLEFLEAEYFLWSSFGYGLDVAAPNLPMGGPRPIGAQKANLDPLTQAIVREFANQEVGHLRALKSTVGIFPRPLLDLSAENFGKLFDEAFGLKLDPPFDPYRDGLSYMLSCYVIPYVGLVGYVGTNPNINGYKTKRLLAGLLGVESGQDAVIRMYLYERATRLVSPYKYTVAEFTSRISTLRNKLGKCGIKDEGLFVPPQLGAENRTISNVLSADFDSLSYKRTPAEILRIVYSSGDEHVPGGFYPKGANGKIARGFLKKT; this is encoded by the exons ATGCACATATCATACACAAcatctgaaagaaaaaaaactcCTTGTTCCTTAATTaacaatatcaaatttaatatggCTTCTATATCAACCTTTACCTATTTCTTAGTCACTTACATAGtccttggtgaaattttctttgtAACATTTTCATATGCAACAGATACTACTACTTGTCCATCAGGCTATCCAGATAAGGGAGTGGCAGTGGACAAAGATGACATAGACAAGATGCAATTTGCAGTGAACTTGGAGTTTTTAGAAGCTGAGTACTTTTTATGGTCTTCTTTTGGATATGGGCTTGACGTAGCTGCACCAAATTTGCCTATGGGTGGGCCTCGTCCTATTGGTGCTCAAAAAGCAAATCTTGATCCACTTACCCAGGCCATTGTTAGAGAGTTTGCTAAccaagaagttggtcatctaag AGCACTTAAATCGACAGTTGGCATATTTCCAAGACCATTATTGGATCTTAGTGCCGAAAATTTTGGCAAGTTATTTGACGAAGCATTTGGGCTCAAATTGGATCCTCCCTTTGATCCATATAGAGACGGCTTGAGCTACATGTTATCCTGCTATGTAATCCCCTATGTTGGATTGGTTGGTTATGTTGGTACCAATCCCAATATCAATGGATACAAAACCAAAAGG CTTTTGGCAGGATTATTGGGTGTTGAATCAGGACAAGACGCAGTTATCAGGATGTACCTCTATGAAAGAGCAACACGATTAGTTTCCCCTTACAAATACACAGTGGCTGAATTCACTTCTCGTATATCAACACTAAGGAATAAATTAGGAAAATGTGGGATCAAAGATGAAGGCCTATTCGTTCCACCACAACTCGGAGCAGAAAATCGGACTATAAGTAACGTGTTATCAGCTGATTTCGATTCACTTTCATACAAAAGAACACCTGCTGAGATTCTGAGGATTGTGTACAGCTCTGGGGATGAACATGTGCCTGGTGGATTTTATCCTAAAGGTGCTAATGGAAAAATTGCCAGGGGATTTCTGAAAAAGACATGA